In a single window of the Arthrobacter sp. StoSoilA2 genome:
- the trxB gene encoding thioredoxin-disulfide reductase yields MSIAENSASQVRDVIIVGSGPAGYTAAVYTARANMKPLLIAGSVTAGGELMNTTDVENYPGFPEGIMGPDLMENFEKQAARFGTEILFEDVTELDLDGDIKSVTIGTGETFQAKAIILSTGSAYRELGLENEKRLSGHGVSWCATCDGFFFKDQDIAVIGGGDSAMEEALFLTKFAKSVTVVHRRDTLKASKIMGDRAQAHEKINFIWNTAVEDVLGGDKVTGLKLKNLVDGTESELDVTGVFVAIGNDPRTELVKGKVDLTPEGTIAVEGRTSRTNIKGVFAAGDVIDPTYRQAITASGSGCVAALDVEHYLADLHS; encoded by the coding sequence GTGAGCATTGCAGAAAACAGCGCATCGCAGGTGCGTGACGTCATCATCGTAGGTTCAGGCCCCGCCGGTTACACAGCCGCCGTTTACACCGCCCGCGCCAACATGAAGCCTCTGCTCATTGCCGGTTCCGTCACTGCAGGTGGCGAATTGATGAACACTACGGACGTTGAAAACTACCCAGGCTTCCCCGAAGGCATCATGGGTCCCGATCTCATGGAAAACTTCGAAAAGCAGGCGGCCCGCTTCGGTACCGAGATTCTCTTCGAGGATGTCACCGAATTGGATCTCGACGGCGACATCAAGTCGGTCACCATTGGCACGGGGGAGACCTTCCAGGCGAAGGCCATTATCCTGTCCACCGGTTCGGCCTACCGTGAGCTTGGACTTGAGAACGAAAAGCGCTTGTCCGGGCACGGCGTTAGCTGGTGTGCAACCTGCGACGGTTTCTTCTTCAAGGATCAGGACATTGCGGTCATCGGTGGCGGCGACTCGGCCATGGAAGAAGCGCTCTTCCTTACCAAGTTCGCCAAGTCCGTTACAGTGGTCCACCGACGCGACACCCTCAAGGCTTCCAAGATTATGGGCGACCGTGCCCAGGCACACGAGAAGATCAACTTCATTTGGAACACGGCTGTAGAGGATGTCCTCGGCGGTGACAAGGTCACAGGCCTCAAGCTCAAGAACCTGGTGGACGGTACCGAATCCGAACTCGACGTTACCGGCGTCTTCGTGGCCATCGGCAACGATCCCCGCACGGAACTCGTGAAGGGCAAAGTTGATCTGACCCCCGAAGGAACCATTGCTGTAGAGGGCCGGACTTCCCGTACCAACATCAAGGGTGTGTTCGCCGCAGGCGACGTCATCGATCCCACCTACCGCCAGGCCATCACGGCCTCGGGCTCCGGTTGTGTGGCTGCCCTCGATGTCGAGCACTACCTCGCAGACCTGCATTCCTGA
- the trxA gene encoding thioredoxin, which translates to MSNAKDVTDASFSTDVLASEKPVIVDFWAEWCGPCRKLGPILDEISVEYGEKVDVVKLNVDDNPAIAAEYGITSIPAVYLFSGGEVKSTVIGAKPKQFFEKEFADVLS; encoded by the coding sequence ATGAGCAACGCTAAAGACGTAACTGACGCAAGCTTCAGCACGGACGTCCTGGCTTCCGAGAAACCGGTCATCGTGGACTTCTGGGCAGAGTGGTGCGGACCCTGCCGCAAGCTCGGCCCGATCCTCGACGAGATCTCCGTTGAATACGGCGAGAAGGTTGACGTCGTGAAACTCAACGTCGACGACAACCCTGCCATCGCCGCCGAGTACGGCATCACGTCCATACCCGCCGTCTACCTGTTCAGTGGGGGAGAAGTGAAGAGCACGGTCATCGGCGCCAAGCCAAAGCAGTTCTTCGAAAAGGAATTCGCGGACGTCTTGTCCTAG